One Zingiber officinale cultivar Zhangliang chromosome 10B, Zo_v1.1, whole genome shotgun sequence genomic window, TTGGGCCGCCCCTCATCCTTTCAATCGACTCTACCTCGATTTCATTTCCCTCCCGCCCATCCCTCTCTCCAAaaccatcctcctcctcctcctcctagaTTCTATGCTCCTCCTCCTTCTAAATTCTATCTGTTTTATATCGATTGCTTGATCCAATCACCATGCCATCGGGTCCTAGGAAGCGAAGAGCCGCCAGGCGCAAGGAGAAGATGCAGAGTGTGGTTACCCTCCTCCCTTCCGATGGTCCTATAggtattttcttttctcttcccctttgtttttcttttccgttGTTTTCTTCATTTTATGGCTTCCGGTCACGGTTTCTTCAGATGCCGGGCAACAAGAGGATCTGATTCCGCACGAGAGAACAGAGAGCGACTGCCAGTCCCCACCATATTCCTCTGCCCCGTCTTCTCCATATGTCGAGAGCCGACCCTCACGATCCTCAAACGAGTGGTTTGGATCTGATGCTGTCGATAATGTGTTGGAGAGTTCGACGAATAACCTAAAAGTAGCGGGCTTCATGCAGGAAGATGAGCAGGAGGTTGCTTTGGCTGCAAAGGAAGTATCTTTATTGCCTACACTTACATCGGATGCTATATCAGAATTATTTGCCCAATCTGAGAAGGATGATAGGAATTCTGTTGAGCAATCATCTGTTTGTGTCGAAAAGATTATTTCTGTGCAAGAGGAGAGAAACCAAATGACCGAGGTTGTTATTGCAGTAAAGGAAGTAGCTTTATTGTCCTCAGATGCACCTGAAGCTAAATCAGATGAATTTACCGAATCCAAGAATGAAGTTAAGCAACCCTCGGAAGAATCAATTATTTCCTTCCAAGAGATTACTACTTTGCCCGAGGAGAATAGCCAAATCACTGTGGTTGCTGCCAATGTTCTTGAGAAGACCTCAGGTGATCAGGGATTAAAAGGTGCACACGTCCGTGATGTTAATGGGGTCGTCAAACAAGATGGTGAGACTCGTGAAGCTTGTCAAGTTGCTGGAGGAAACAAGGCATTACTGGCAACTGAGGTTCTAAAATTGAACTCTTGTGGCTACCCTCTTGACTTGAATTAATGCACTAATTAGGTAATATATGGAGTTATGCAGGTCTTACCCCATGTTCCACTGGTGGTGAACCATACAAAGTGGTGGAATTGTTGTGGACTGCTTGATTGTATCATGGGCCACGATAGATAATTCTAGGTATTTTAGTAACCTCAGAAGTAAGTGCTTGTTAATTTTTGTCTTTTGCTTTGGTTAACTATTTCACAGCCTAtaagaaggcttttaaacctaATTGATTTGTTAACTAATGGATATTCATCTCTATATAGTTAATTTAGATGCTTTTCAATTTATCAAGAGTGCTGATTACGTTAGTACACGTTGGGCTATAGTAATTGAATACTATTAGAATATTAGAAAAGCCAATGTACAGTAATTGaataataattcaaaatgatTACTGGTTTTGATGCCAAACAATGAATACCTTCTAGAATCCATGAAACATTTTAATTAGCAGTTCAagattacaacaacaacaacaatcaagtctttttccactaggtggggtcggctgtatgaattcttgtacgccattgagctctatctcctattatatcatcatctatatttaaataaattttatcttgttttattgttgctaaccaagttttttttttatttttctcttcctcgtttgatatgcatgtttatcatagtttcacatcgtctaactggagcatttattggtcatctaagtacatgtccataccatcttaaacgtgtctttcGGAGTTTTTTCttcaactccgactttctctctaatgctctcatttcttattttgtccatcctcgtatgtccacacaacCACCTTAGCATTCTTATCTCTGCAActttcatcttctgctcatgtgctcgagtcatagctcaacattcagctctatataacatagcaggtctaactgggattttatagaacttatctttaagtttaagaggtattttacgatcacataaaacactcgccGCTCCCATCCATTTCACCCATTCtacttatattctatgtaagacatctctctcaatccctccatcgttttgcaaaaatgatcctaaatatttaaatcccTCGgttcgggcaactcgtcctctcctatcttaacaattgttttattacttctaatattgctaaacttaaattccatatattttgtcTCTAATTTACTAAGTTTAAAACCTTTCTCTTCTAGTATTTGCCTCCAACATTCTactttagcatttactccttcatgtgtttcatctaccaaaataatatcatctgcaaacaacattcaccacgatactgtgtcttgaatgtgcgcagtgagttcgctcataattagtataaaaagatagggacttagagctaatctttgatgtaaccctatctttattagaaatgcttcagttactccgtttgaaatctttactctggtcgttacatcctcatacatatccttaattagttcaatatatgttacggtaacacctctcttttctaaaattctccatataatttctcttgggactctatcataagtttttttttaagttaatgaataccatgtgtagatcttgtttttgcccccgatatttttcaattaattgtctaagaagcaTGAAGCCAAATTGATTTTTTGTCACTATGTCtcattccttaatcttttttctataactttttcccaaagtttcatagtatgactcattagtttaatacccctatagtttgcacaattttgtacatctccCTCGTTCTtaaagggaactagagtacttatcctccattgattagacattttttttcgttttcaatattatgctaaataattttgtaagccatttaataccttgtttccctaagcacttccatacctctatcggaatattatctggtccaacgacttttccattatgcatctcatttaaagtttgttttacttctgaagtttgaattctacgataaaaattaaaatttctatgctcattcgatctacttaaattacctaagttaagttggtcacctaaacctttgaAAAAACCACTTACccatcgctcttttatttctccatcgtttactaataccctattacattcatctttaatacattttatttggctaagatctcttgttttcctttctctcactttagctattatataaatgtctctttcccctttttttgtatccaatttttgatataatcgttcaaaagtttcattttttgcttcactcactactttcttagcttctttcttggctattgtatattttttttaagtttttctcgttcttacaaatatataatttcttataagttattcgtttttccttcactttcccttatactttctcattccaccaccaagattctttacttagtggtgcatgtttcTTTGACTCACCgaatacactcttagctactattttcaactttgataccatcttatcccatgttgtattagagtcatcgtatatttcatctaatgcttgtacttttatcttttcgctaaatatattttgcttcccatcctttaacttccaccacttaattctagaaatcgtatatattttctttctattgatactatgtttgaggtgtatatccaacactactaacctatgttgggtagttaagctttctccagggataactttgcaatctttacaaatctttctatccttcttcctaaccataagaaagttaatttgcgatttattatttccacttttgaatgtgactaagtgttcttttcttttcttttcttaaaaaatgtattagctaatataaggttatatgctattgcaaaatttaatatagttttctcttcctcatttctcgttccaaactcataacttccatgcactctctcatattccttatttttcactccgacatgcccatttagattatctcttattaaaatcatttcatttggtggaatattttgtaatatttcatgtaagttctcccaaaatcttgatttggtagcttcatctaatcctacctgtggtgcatatacgctaattatgttcatagtttctttggccactattatcttaagggctataattctatccctttttctaactactcctacaacttcatcctttaacaaactatctacaataatacccactccatttcttgctttactcttttcagtgtaccataacttaaaacccgagttctctatcatctttgccttctcgcctgtccattttgtctcttgtatacataaaatactaattcttcttctaatcttcatatctactatctccattgatttatcagtgagagttcctatgttttatattctaaatcttagattattagttttcctatcatatttgttcttatccaatttatggtgtgagaactctcaCCTATTTAACACtgcacccaagttctcatggagatgtagcggtccttgttgagacgttacagtcggatccTGTAACacaaactcttgcatatttagcactacacccgaatTCTTGAGATGTaacggtccttgctgagacattacagtcggactctgcaacgcgttccttccggggaacaacctagtattagcacaatagtttaatggatcaattcattgaatatttgctaTAGTTTTGACGCTGGctgacaacctaacgcaaccctcctcctttatccgggcttgggaccagcCATGATCGCGGTAGAAAACGGTATGAAGGGTATCAGGAATATCTGAGGAAGGGCGGCACTAAAACTTAATGAAGACTTCACTTTGTTGCCCAATACAATCAGGAATGTTGGTTGGTTCACAAAGAATGAGTGTTAGCTTCACAAATGGTACAAactatcattttaatttttaaaaacatttcatGTACCTTTTGAGAGTTCCTATTGCACTAAtagattatttatttatatttggcAAGTATatcaattaatattagtggtttcAACTTTTGACAAATTTTGTCCTTTTGAGATACTCCTGAAAATAATATTAAGAGCTTTAGTTCTTCAGCTCTAATGCCTGCTCCTCTGTTCCTTTCTTTTTATCAACATTCAGATTTGCTTTCTGGTTTCTATGAGTCAATATTTTAAGCCACTAAGTTTTGATTATTGTATGAAAAAATTCACAGTGCCTCTTTCATTCACCTGAATTTTTGAAATGCTTTAAAATGCCAATTTGTTTTACCAGACTCTCAAGATTCCTTTGTCTGGGCCTCATGTCAaatttattaggttaaaaatcaatttcatatgTTGTCGACACCATGTTCAAAGAAGATTGAGCACGGGGATAAATTGAAATGAAAATTGATAGAGCTGAAAAAAAGTGATGTATTGTAATATATTCTTTTGCTCTCCATGTCCAAATTGTTTGCATTATAACGTTTTATCATAGTTGACCTGAGTCTATAAGAAAAGACAAATCCAACAAAAGATTAGTAGTTAAAAGACAGCACATTTTCATTTTGAAATATCTTGATACATTTTCTAAATGCAGGTTATGAGATAAGAACAAAGCTCACTAAGTAGTTTTTTATGAGGACTAATTTGTTTCTTGTAGTCTTTGCTGTGGTTCTTCACCTGGAATAACTATTTATTAGTGTGCGTTAAAATCCTTCTTGATATCCTAATGATGTTTTCTAAAGCCagtttttctttatttatgtATATATGGCTTAGGTAAGTTCCCTTTGTCTTATATGTCTCATGTTGTAATAGTGCAGGTACAGACAGTTTTTCTTCAATGAAGGTTACCCTAATAAAGCTTCTCAAAAAATCATGATCGTCATCTCGAGTCTTTTAACTTTAGATGTCCACGAGTAATAATTTTGCTGCTGCACTATAAGCTGATTAGTAAGCATGTTAAATGCCTCATCTTGGTTCTTAGAAAAGTTGTTTGTTCAACTTTTTGATGTACCCTTTGCTCTAATAGACTCTGATGTTATAAAGATAAGTTTTGCATTATTTAGCTTTGCCCATAACGTTATCTTTACTGGCACATTCAGCAACCGCAATAATGTTATCTTTTCTGATGAGTTTCAGTTGCATCAGTAATGTTATCTTTTCTGATACCTTCAGCAGGTCGGTTAGTGTTGCCTGTGCCACATTCAGTCGTAGCTGCAATCAGAATTTGCACATGTTGATGTGAAAAAGAGTCCTAGTGAACATGGAGAGTTCTGTTGATATCTTGTATTACTAGACATTTTAAACTTGAGATTCACATGAAGACATAAATCATACCATCTCACCAGCTTCATGAGCGATTCCGTTGAAGTCACAGGAAGTGTAGATCTGCTTTCAATGGTAGAGATTGTCAATAAGCAAGATCGGATAATTAGAAAGTTCTTGGAGATTCAATGATTCCTAAGATTATAGTTATAATTACTTTTATCTAGCATCGACTACAATCAAAATAAAGCTAGATGTTATTGCTAAAATGCTGGATGGTACAAGATGGGTTGGGATGGGTTTGGCAAGATATGGGTCCACTTTGCTTGGCTATGTTCCAAACgtcaaagatattttattttagctttcttttataatttttaatatgatttatGTGTTAATGGTAATAATTGAGACTTTTAATTTATCTGGTAAACATTCAAGAGCCTAACAGATGTGTAGTGCATTCGGAGCCTAACAGAGATCAAGGGACATGTAGAGTAGAGAATAGCTTCTTAAAGGAGTATTTTGTTGTTTTTTGGCATTCGACTAACTAAATGTTTTTGTTTGGTGATGACTGAGGCCACAAATTCTCAATTAAGGAGAGTTTTGATGCCTAAGAGATGCATCACGGTGTGTTTATAGGCGGTTGGGGATCATAAACCTGTAGAGaagaacatttttttttcttgttgagAGTTCTTAAATGTTTGGGAAGTATTACTTGCAAATTTTTCTAAACTTTTTCTCCATTGGTATTGACAGATGAGTCTAACGAGGAATAAAATAACTTTGTATAATATGTAGaggtgtaaatgaatcaagtcgtTCGTGAGATATTCGAatctcaatttgataaaaatttgTTTCAGGTCATTTAGTGAGACTCATTAAGataacaaatcaagctcaagtttCATAATACTCTTTTCGTTAACTCGTGAATATATTCATTAGCAAGTTCatgaatcaattttaaaataaaaaaatactaattatgatattaaatttatagattttgcattctatttataaaaattatggataaatatattaaatttatttattagaataaaattataaattttaataagaatattataattttctttaaatataaaatttaatttataatgaatatttaaatttataatttatatttattaaactcgtttagacttgataaaaatttgaataacCTCATGAgtatgaatatattcattaaataaaatttgaacTCGACTTAATTATAAATGAATCAATTCAAATATTTAAAACTTCAGTTCAACGTGATTACATTCCTAATAATACGTGAACATGaatgtatttaattttattatatgttttctttcaaattatatgaactttggttttttttttcccttgccGGCATAAGCGTACATAGAATCATTTTAAATAATTCGTGCCTGTATGCACGTTTGTTTTATAGtaaaaaatcaaaatcatttATTTATAACTTACAAGACCTCATAATGTCTAAGTTTAAATTGAGAGGTCAAAAccaataaatcaatttaaatataactgaattaaattgaaatttttaattcGGAGACTTATCAAATGGTGCATGCAAAGCTGGGGGATTTCTAAACGGTGCACTATACGTTGAGAAAGACTAGAGGGCCCGTTGCATGTCAATCACATATTTCAATCACTCGAGCCAAATTTTAAAAGagcaaatataaaaattattgatGCATACCATCtcaatctcttttctttccccTCTCTCCCCACTTATAAAAAAACAGCCCCAAGATTATAATACAATAGTGAGGACATTCAATTATTTTCCAAATATTTGCTATTCCGTTCCTAATTACAATATATTTATAAGTTTTTTTTCTCTACTTATGGAAAAAGCAAATATTTCTCTCTTCCACTCACTTGttaatttataccatttaaatttatttatttttaaattaactcCTAAGATCAGAACTAAGATTTGACCAAAGGCgtcattcattatttattttgaattttctaaagaTGCTTTAGTATTATGCTAACTTTTAACTAGAATATTTGATCATGATCTCCCCACACCAACCCATAGTGTTACTTATTTAGAACCAAGATTTGGCACGATATTTACCTTCCTCTCACTCAATTTTATCGAATGGGTACAAGTTTGCAGAAATCTAAATAACCAGGTCTAATAGTGAATTTCGGTTAAAATTCACTGCttgacctagagatctcagattaTACCCATTTCATGTCCTGTGGATATTTGAGATtgcaagtgttggtgcaatccaCCTTTATTTGGTCAAGCAAGAGTTAATTCAAACAAGACTTGATTTTTAGAAATGAGCTAAGTCtagtcaggtcaaggttgatcggatgacttggaaggaaaaatcctaactggaggttagacaagggaaagtcttaactggaggttagataaGGCAAAATCTAGGCAGATTTATAAAACCGGGTGTTTGGCAAGGCCAAGTCCAAGCAGGTTAAAGGTGACTGAATACTTGGCGAAGGGAAATCCTAAGGGAATTAGCCTTAGGTGGTGAAGTCTTGGAGGAAATTCAAGCAAGAAGCCTAGTAGATTAGGTAGATTTATAAGAGTATAACTTGATCCTAAGGGAGTGACTCTTGGTGGTAAAATTTTGAGGAGTGAACTCTAATCAAATGATAAGGCTAATAGGTCAGGTAGACTTACAGGATTAAGCTAGGTTGCTTGTTTGTGTTATGTATGACTATTTTGTAGGAACCTAGAATTGAAAGTAAAACAAAGAGTAGATAAATGTAATCGGACACAACTAGACCAAGTCTGGGTTGAACTGGACCCAAgaaggttcgatcgactgatctagGTTTTCGGTCTACTGATTGGGTTTAGGTTATTGAGTTCGGGTCCGGACTCAGATCGATGATGTGTCCTGGTTCTCTAGATTGATCCACTTGATAAGGCAAGATTACGAGACTCGATCTAGATCATGAAGAGCTCGATCTTTTGGATCATGTTTTATTGAGGTTTGATATATCGATAAGGCTTATCGGTAGATCGAAAATGACTTATAAAAAGAAGCCTTGGGAACAGAGCTCAGACAATAATTCTTGTATTCTATTCTTCACCTTTGCACTCGGGAAACATGCTGCGAAGCTCTGTGACTAGGGAGACTCTAGGAGGAGTGAACTACACTCAAGACTTCCAAATCGACTTGCTACAAggaatgcttgtcaacaaggaaaataaattaaatcaattcacaaatcaactaatcaagttcAAACCAACTCAATCCTTGAACTAATACACTAAGATCTATTTGACTCATATAGAGTTCAAGTAATAAATGAAAGTGTATActacttagtaataatcgatgatttaaaaatatttaagaaataaagatgaaatatttaaaatctttaataatttttataaacaaatagaaaataaaaaagatttaaaaatcaaaagaattaagagTGATAATGACTGTGAATTTAAAAACTATAGGTTTAATTATTTCTGTATAGAAAATGattatcatcatgaattttcatgtcctaaaacaccttaaaaaaatgaaataatgaaaataaaaaaatagaaccttacaagaaacCAGTAGAACAATACTTAATGAATATCAACTATCCAAGTACTTTTGGGTTGAAACCATTAGTACAGCTTGCTACATCTAAAATAGaacaactataaaaaaaaaatataataaaacctCCTATGGAATTTGTTATAATAAAAtatctaatattaaatattttaaagtatttagatGTTCAATATATATATTAAGTACAAGATaacatttagaaaaatttacctcgaatgttggaaattaaatttttataggatATTCACTTAATAGTAGAgcttatagagtttataataaaagtACACTAAGGATTGAGgaataacaaatataaaatttgatgaaaacTCTAACTCTAAAGAGCCTAATCAAAATCAGACTCAATATACCAATAGCCTTTGTTAGGTCTAGTATTGATCAACGGGGAGCTAGTGAAAACCAAAACtaaatagaagatcaagaagatgaacaagATCAACCACAAGAGAATCTACAAGAACAAACTGATTCAAGGATAATAAGAGTTAGTTTCGGCTATCTAATTGAATAAATATTAGATGAACTAGACCTAAGAGTTCAAACGATAAACATTtagaaacctaaatcaaattgcattattatctaaaattgaacccaaaatagtAGAATAATCACCACTTGACACAAATTATAGCTATGTAAGTAGAATTGACTCAATTTATATGAAATGAGGTCTGAAACTTAGTACCTTTGCCCAAaactaaaaaattcataaaaataaaattggtatttagaaataaactgaATGAAAAAGGTGAAACTATAAGAAATAAAGTAAAATTAATAGCTAAAGTGTTTAGTAAAGTAGAGGGACtttactatgatgaaacttataccCCAGTAgacagacttgaatccattagaatgttattgAGTTCTGCAACCCATAAAGcattcaaactctatcaaatggatattGAATTcactttctttaaagaactaATCAAGAAATAAGTTTAAGTAGGTCAACCACATGAGTTTAAAAGTGTAGATTATCCTGACCATGTATTCAAATTAAAGAAAGTATTATATAGTCTAAAATAAACACTAGGACTTGATACGAAAGATTATCTACATATCTGATatccaaaggattcaatcaaGGATGAGTCGACTCAACTCTTTTTGTAAAAAACCTTGGGttggatatttttatagctcaaggtggcaaaaaggcgaatacgctcacccACAGcctccccgccaacccgtcccagagccaacacggaggaggtaaatcacggacggttactagcctttagaatagtgactaacatataagggaggtatttatctcaGTTTTGCCGAtattcgaacctcagacctcatggtggcaacatctCCTGCGCTAGTCACTAGACCGTCCTGAGGGGacggatatttttatagcccaagtatataGATGACATAGTTTTTggattaataaacttaaaatttttataagaatttataactttaatggaaaaagaatttgaaatcagTTTAGTGGGCGAACTAACATTTTTCATAgatttacaaattaagcaaagtAAAGAAGGTAATTATGTATatcaataaaaatacaaaaacaaattacTTAAAaggtttggaatggaaaatactaaggaaataaaaacaccaatAATAACTAATATAGCATTAGATAGTGATCCAAATAGAAAATCAGTTGACCTTAAATACTACAGAAATATCATAGGTAAACTcttatacctaactgcaagccaacTTGACATTCTATTTATGGTTAGTATGTATGCAAGATACCAAACCTGCACTAATGAAtcacatttaattaatattaaaagaatctttagatttctaaaatgaacAATTAATGTAGGAATGTAATACCCTAGGACAACAAACTTTGAACTTATTGGATTTTCTGACAGATTATATCGGCAGTAAattggataaaaaaaatataagtggtGAATACCAACTCCTTGAACCATCACTTATCAGCTGATTTAGTAGAAAACAACCCTGCTTTGCTTTGTCTACTACTGAAACAGAATATATATAGCAATGAGTGAATATGTaatacaattattatggatgatgcacatattaaaagactttaacttataatataaaaatctaaaaatatttattgataatataagctcaattaacttaaacaaaaatctaGTGCATAATTCaagaataaaatatattaaaattaaatatcactTTGTTAGGGACCACGCCACCAAAGAAAATATTGAACTTAATTATGTTGAgttcaaatcaaatttaactgatattttcactaaaccactatcaaaattcaaatttagtaATTTACGATGATAATTGGGTATGTGTATTATAGAGTAGGACTTGTTGctattttttaaacatattttttaaatattttttacaaaaattattatatgttttttttaaatcaagAATTAAATTAGACTTAGCCTAGGTTAGAACTCTAGAATCCATATTCCCATAGACTTAGCAGCTTTGTCATCTTACAAGCACCAAGGAATTAACTTTGATTGTGTACTATGAAACTTACACCGGTGTGAGATGTATAAGGTGTACCCTAGGTTCCAAATGTAGATACAGAGCATCAACATAAACCAAAaagtaatcttttttttttttataaaaataaaccaCTTGTGGCTAACTTATTCAAAGACTTAATGATCCTTATATCATTCAAGTAT contains:
- the LOC122030457 gene encoding uncharacterized protein LOC122030457 — translated: MPSGPRKRRAARRKEKMQSVVTLLPSDGPIDAGQQEDLIPHERTESDCQSPPYSSAPSSPYVESRPSRSSNEWFGSDAVDNVLESSTNNLKVAGFMQEDEQEVALAAKEVSLLPTLTSDAISELFAQSEKDDRNSVEQSSVCVEKIISVQEERNQMTEVVIAVKEVALLSSDAPEAKSDEFTESKNEVKQPSEESIISFQEITTLPEENSQITVVAANVLEKTSGDQGLKGAHVRDVNGVVKQDGETREACQVAGGNKALLATEVLPHVPLVVNHTKWWNCCGLLDCIMGHDR